Below is a genomic region from Oikeobacillus pervagus.
AAAAAGGGATTATCGAATGACAATCCCTTTTTTCGTTCTATATTATCCTTCTAATAAAAGATCTTCTGGGTTTTCAAGAAGTTCTTTTACAGTTTTAAGGAATCCAACAGCTTCTTTACCGTCAATTATTCTGTGGTCATAAGATAAAGCAATATACATCATTGGACGATTTTCCATACGATCTTTGTCTATCGCAACTGGACGAAGTTGGATTGTATGCATTCCTAAAATACCAACTTGAGGTCCGTTTAGAATAGGAGTAGAAAGTAATGAACCGAATACCCCACCATTTGTAATGGTGAATGTACCACCTTGTAAATCACTTAAAGCTAATTTATTATTACGTGCTTTAAGAGCTAAATCCATAATATCACTTTCAATTTCGGCAAAGTTTTTGCGGTCACAATCACGAACAACTGGTACCACTAAGCCATCATTTGTGGATACAGCAACACCAATATCATAGAATTTCTTCAATAATACTTCATTATCTTGAATTTCTGCATTGACATATGGATATTTTTTTAATCCAGCGACAACAGCTTTTGTGAAGAATGACATAAATCCTAAACGGACATCATGGTCTTCAAGGAATTTTTCTTTTTTACGTTTACGTAAATCCATAACAGCTGTCATATCAATCTCATTAAAAGTAGTTAGCATCGCTGTTGTTTGTTTTACTTCAAGTAGACGTTTTGCAATTGTTTGGCGACGACGACTCATTTTTTCACGAACAACTGGTTTACTATCCACTTGTTTTGAAGCTGGAGCTGGGCTTGCACTCGGTGCCGTTTGTTTCGGTTGGTTAGCAAATGATTGTACGTCTTGCTTACGAACTCGACCTAAAGGATCTACTGTAGGAACAGAAGATAGATCGATTCCTTTTTCACGAGCCATTTTACGAGCAGCTGGAGAAGCGATTGGACGGTCTTTAGAATCTACCTCTTTGCTCTCTACTGGTTGTGATTTTACTTCTTCTTGTTTTGGCGCTTCTTTTGGAGCTTCGGCTTGAACAGTTGGAGCTGGAATGGCAGAAGGAGCTGCACCTTCTTCTACAACAGCAATGACTTGACCAACTTCTACAGTGTCACCTTCAGCTGCCATTAATTCTTTAATTACTCCTGATTCCTCAGAAATAACTTCCACGTTCACCTTGTCTGTTTCAAGTTCGACGATGTATTCCCCTTTTTCAACATAATCTCCAGGTTGTTTTAACCATTGAGCAATAGATCCTTCTGTGATTGATTCTGCCAACTCTGGAACTTTAATTTGAGCCACTTTGATGTCCTCCTCTTTCATTTTCATCAGTAATAGTAAATATGATGATTAACGTGATAATGCACTATTGATAATACGTGCTTGCTCTTTCTTATGAACGACTGGGTCTCCCTCTGATGGACTTGAACGACGTCGACGACCTATGTAGCGAACATCTACACCATCTGGAGCTATATCGCGAAGTCTTGGATCAATATAAGTCCAAGCACCCATATTTTGAGGTTCTTCTTGAACCCAAATAATTTCCTTCAAATTGGAATATCTTGAAACAATATCTTGAATTTCTTCTTTAGGGAACGGATATAATTCCTCTACACGAATAGCATGGATCCAGTCCATTCCTTCAGATTTATCAATTTGTTCTGATAGGTCAATGCATAGTTTACCACTACTTAAAATAATTCTTTCAACCTTCTCTACATTGCCTCCAAGTCCTTCATGTTCTAAAACAGAATGGAATTGTTCCTCTGTAAATTTAGAACCGTCAGATGCCGCTAAAGGATGTCTTAACAAACTCTTAGGTGTCATAATCACTAGTGGACGGACTTCTTCTTTTTGTAAAATAGCCGCTTGGCGACGTAAAATATGGAAATATTGCGCTGTTGTTGACAGATTCGCAACTGTCCAGTTATTTTCCGCAGCCAACTGCAAGAAACGTTCCATACGAGCACTTGAGTGTTCTGGACCTTGTCCCTCATAACCATGAGGAAGAAGCATAACCAATCCTGATTTTTGTCCCCATTTTGCACGACCCGAAGAAATGAATTGATCAAACATCACTTGTGCCATATTTGCAAAATCACCAAATTGTGCTTCCCATAGAACAAGTGTTTCTGGGGCATAAACATTATAACCGTACTCATAACCAACGACTGCTGATTCAGTTAGTGGACTATTATGCACGACAAAGGAAGCTTTTGCACCTTGAATATTGTGTAATGGTGCAAATTCTTCACCTGTTTTTTCATCATGTAAAACAAGATGACGATGAGCAAAAGTACCACGTTGTGAATCTTGTCCGGTTAATCGAATAGGTACTCCATCGCGTAGAATGGATGCGAATGCAAGGCTTTCTGCATGTGCCCAATCGATCTTTCCTTTTCCTTCAAAAACCCCTTCTCGGCGTTTTAAAATACGATCCAGTTTTTTAAATACATTAAAGTTTTCAGGGTATTTTAATAAATCTTCATTGATTTGTCTAAGTTCATCAATGTTAACAGATGTTTCTACTACTGGTAATCTGCTTTCCACATGCTTAGGAGGGTTCATGATAATATCAGGATTCAATTCATTTTTTGGAACCTTTTCATAAGCAGCCTTTAATTTATCTTCGACTTCTTTTTCAATTTGGTCAGCCAGTTCTTTCGTAATGACCCCTCTATCCACAAGCTTTTCAGCATATAGTGCTCGAGGAGTAGGATGTTGATGGATTATTGTATACATTTTCGGATTTGTTGCCATCGGTTCATCCATTTCATTATGTCCAAAACGACGGTAGCCGATTAAATCGATTACGAAATCTTTCTGGAATTTATTACGATATTCAAAGGCAATCACAGCCGCTGCAAGACATGCCTCAGGATCATCCGCATTGACATGAACGATTGGCATTTCAAATCCTTTTGCTGTGTCAGAAGCATATCTAGTAGAGCGTGAATCAAAGCTTTCAGTGGTGAAACCGATCATATTGTTTGCAATAATATGGACAGATCCACCTGTGCTATAACCATTAAGCTGACTCATGTTCATTGTTTCTGCAACAATTCCCTGTCCTGGGAACGCGGCATCACCATGAATCATAATAGCGAAAGATGTTTTTACATCTTGTGTTGGAAGACCCGCTTTACTGCGATTTTCTTGAGCCGCACGAGTATAGCCAGCCACAACAGGGCTTACCACTTCCAAGTGACTTGGGTTATTCGCTAAAGTAATTCTTGTTCTTTGTTCCTTATTATTACCTAAATGGCGATCGGCACCTAAATGATATTTCACATCCCCTGTCCAACCGTAAGTGATTGCGATTGAACCTTCAGAAGGCATTAAGTTTTTACTTTCAGCATGTTGGAACTCTGCAAAAATCATTTCATATGGTTTCCCTAATACATGGGCTAACACATTAAGACGACCACGATGCGCCATTCCAATATTAATTGTTTTTGCACCTTTATCAACTGAATGACTAACAAGCTCGTCGATTAAAGGCACCATTGAATCTAATCCTTCTATAGAAAAACGTTTTTGTCCGACAAAAGTACGATGGATAAATTTTTCAAATCCTTCTACCTCTGTTAAACGTTTTAGTAATGCTACTTTTTGTTCAGTTGTTAAACTTGGATAATAATTTCCAGATTCAATCTGATTTCTTAACCAATTCTTTTCTTCCAAATCATGAACCTGGGAGAATTCAAAAGCTAATTTATCGGTGTATACTTTCTTTAAATGATTGATCGCGTCTAATCCATTCTGAACATGAGATGGTGCATCTGGGCAAAGAAAATTCACTGGAACTTCCTTTAAGTCCTCTTCCGTTAAATCAAATGCACTCAATTCAATACGACGAGTATCTTTCGTACGGATATTTAATGGATTAATATCCGCAGCAAGATGACCGAAATGACGAATATTATCAGCTAATTTGACAGCTGCTACAAGCTTGCTGTAAGTTGTTGGGTCATCTGGTAATTGAAATGACTGATGAGTTTTCGTCGTACTTTCGGGTGCTGTTGCTGTGTCGACAGTTGGTGCACCCCATTCTTCAAATAATTGCTTAAGTTCTGGATCTACGCCATCAGGATTTTCTAAATATTGCTCGTAAACCTCCATAACATATCCGAGGTTTGGCCCGTGAAATCCACTCCACGGTCTCCCTTGGTTCGATGTTTGCTTTCTCATTGTGAAAAACCTCCAACCATTTTCGCCCCATTTTGGGTCTCTTTCATTCTAGTTAATTCTCATGAACAGAACTCAAAGTAGTTATGTAAAAAATTATTCTAAAAATAATGTGAAACGCTTACACATCCATTCTAACACCGTACTGTATGAAGTCAAAGTATTTCCGACAATTTTATAAACTTTTTGTAACAGTATAGAAAATGAATGATTCTTCATGAATCAAAAGTATTTTTTATTGAAAATTGATTCATGAACTTATTATCCTTAAATAATTTTTCACTAGATGGTTCTTCATCCACCCTCTGTCATTTTCGCCATAAGGCTAGTTTTTTCATACACCATCTTACTACTGATAATAGAAAAAACCAATGCTTTTTTGCAAATATTTTTATATTTATCATTGTGTAACCATTCGTGTAGAAAAATACTACTTTGTGTCGTTTTTTTGCTACATTACACATTTTTAGTTTTCATCATTTTTGATGGAAAATTGAACACCTATTCCATTTGCGCATAAGATATTATGATTTCTTGGAAAGAGAGGTTTTCGACATGCTCCCTTGGGATTGGTTTCCCACTAATCAAACAAATTCTAATGAATGGTTCAAAAAAATGAATTTTCAAACTCCAACCGATGTCGAACAATATGTACAAAGCATGTTAGAAAAGGCGGCAACATTGCCAAATATTCAACCACAGCAAGCTGAACAAGCTGGACAAAATGATGTAAATGAGCAATCCCCCCTTCAACTACAAGTATTCGAAACATTTGATTATATATATATCAGAATGAAAATCGATCGTTCAGAATGGTTTGACCAAATAAAAATTTTCCATACTGCAAACAAGGCTATCATTGAAAATATCCCTGAAATGGGTGACAGACAAGAAATTCTATTGCCCCAACTCGTCCGAAAAAAAGGGGCAACCGCTCAGTATAAAGATGGCATTATGGAAATATCGTTTCCTGTCGGAGTGGATATGCAATTTACGGAAATTGACTTAACTGAAAAACGAAATTAACGGTAACGACTAGCATTTTAGGCAAATAGGCATGATATACATGCATTTGCGTCAGCTTCCATCATCAAATCCCGTTGCCGTTCTCTATATTTCCCTCTTTCCTTTCACAAACGTGGAATTGACGATCCCCCCAATAAGAAGTACCGCTGCACTCAAATAAAACCATACCATTAAGGCGATCATACTCCCCAATTGGCCGTAAACTTTAGAATAACTACCAATACTGACATAGTATGTAAATCCAATAGACACAATCTGCCACCCTAAAGTAGCAAAGATAGCACCTGGTAAAGCCTCAATCACCCCCACATATTTGCTGGGAACGACCATATAAAGGAATAGAAAAAATCCAAATAAGAACACCGTTCCAATCCCCCATTTTACAAAAAACCATAGATTGGATAAAACATGCGGGACAGAAATGTTCTGTATAACGAAAGTTTGGAGAATTCGTTCAATGATTGGGACGAATAAAGATAGTGACACAATGATCATAAAACCAAGTGTTAATAATAAATCATTTAATAATCCTAATACAAAGGGGGATGCTCGTTTGATCTGATACGCATCATTCAGTGAGCGAACGAGTGATTGAATAGCCATCGATGCGAGCCAAAACGTCGCGAGTAAACTAAAGGATATTAAATGAGGCTGCCTTTTCTCCAAAATCCCGTCTACTGTATGATGAATCATTGAGTAGGCGCTTTCTGGAGTAAAGGGTTCTAATAAGGAAAGAACATCATTTGCTTCGATTGGAAACAAGCTAATAACTGAAAAAGCAAAGATGATAAATGGTAAAAAAGAAAGTAGGAAATAATAGGCTGTATGTGCAGATTGATCATAGAACCGTTCTGTAAAAAAACGACGACACACTATATATAGAAGGTTTTTGACTTTCATTTTTGCTGACCCCTTACTTTAACCACATTTAACTTTGTTCATTTTGTTTCGTGAAGTCGATTAGAAAGGCCATTGTGCCATTCTTTTTTCACCCTTTAAGATGGGTGGACAGATGGCGGATGAAAAGCAATCAGCCTTTACACCGATTGCTTCCATAAAATACTACTATTTTAAAACGAACCAATTCCTTTTAGAAACTGTTATTCTAATATTCTCAACATCATCACGTTGAATTAATCGCCAATGATGAAAATAGCTAAAAAAATCCTATCAGATCCTCGGCTCTCTGGCAAATTCATTGCACAAGTGTTTTTTCAGGGTTGATCAATTTGATAATTTCCTCATGTTTTCCAAAATGAAGAGAATCCACGATTTTACTTCCGACAATGACACCATCGCAAAGTCCACCAATTCCCTTCACTTGTTCATGAGTGGAAATTCCGAAACCTGCAAGGACCGGGGCTGGGCTTATCTCTTTTAATTTTTGTAAATACCCCCCTAAGTTTTCATGGATCTGACTTCTTTCTCCAGTAGTGCCTGTAACCGTTACAGCATAGAGAAACCCTTCTGTTCCTTCTGCAATGGCCTTTATTCGTTCTAGAGGGCTTGTTAGAGTTACAAGTCTTATAAGGGCAATTTGCTTCTCTTTCAAATAGGGATGGATGATGGCTTCCTCCTCCATTGGAACATCGGGAATAATCAATCCATCAATACCTGCTAGTTCGCAATCATTTGCAAACTGTTCGACCCCATATGCATAAACTGGGTTCATATACGTCATAATAACGATCGGAATTTCAATGGATTCACGAAAACTCGCAATTTCATTCAAAACCTTTTTTAATGTTGTTCCTTCCCGTAGAGCCCGTAGCCCCGCTTCCTGGATTGTCGGACCATCTGCAACAGGATCGGAAAATGGAATTCCGAGTTCAACTAATGAAACACCAGATTCTTGTAAAAATTGTATGTTATCCCGAAGAGTCAATAACCCTCCATCCCCTGCCATTATATAAGCGACAAAGGCTTTTTCGTTCTTTTCTTTCAACGTCTGAAACATTAAATCTATTCGTTCTTTACTCATTTAATTTCTCCCCCTAATATGGACTGAATGGCTTCTACATCTTTATCGCCGCGACCGGAAAGACATACAACAATGACCTCTTCTTTCTTCATCGTTTTTGCCAATTTCATTGCATAGGCTATCGCATGGGAGCTTTCTAGTGCAGGAATAATCCCTTCCGTTTTCGTTAATTGTTGAAAACCTTCTAACGCTTCCTGGTCTGTCACCGCAGTATATTCTACACGACCTATTTCCTTTAATAAACTATGCTCAGGTCCGACACCCGGATAGTCAAGTCCCGCGGAAATAGAGTGAGCTTCTTGAATTTGGCCATTTTCATCTTGTAATAAATACATTTTACTTCCATGTAAGATTCCGATCGACCCTTTTGTTAATGAAGCGGCATGCTGATCTGTGTCAAGTCCACTTCCCGCTGCTTCCACACCATGTAAACGGACTTCTTGATCTTCAATAAAAGGATAAAACATTCCCATAGCATTACTTCCGCCACCAATACAAGCAACAATCGCCTCTGGAAGTTTCTCTTCTTTCTCAATTATTTGCTTTTTTGTTTCATAGCCAATGACACTTTGAAAATCGCGAACCATTTTAGGAAAAGGATGGGGGCCTAATACCGACCCCATAATGTAATGAGTATCCCGTACATTTGAAACCCAGTACCTAAGGGCTTCATTGACCGCATCTTTTAATGTAGCACTTCCCTGTTTCACACTTTCAACCTTTGCACCTAGTAGCTCCATCCGGAACACATTTAATTTTTGGCGACGAATATCTTCCTCCCCCATAAAGATGACACATTCCAAATTGAGTAAAGCGCAGACAGTCGCTGTTGCCACCCCATGTTGTCCAGCCCCTGTTTCTGCTACCACTTTCTTCTTGCCCATTCGAACCGCTAGAAGGGCCTGCCCAATCGTATTATTAATTTTATGTGCACCTGTATGATTCAAATCTTCCCTCTTCAAGTAAATTTTCGCTCCGCCTATTTTTTCTGATAGATTCCGGGCATAGTAAAGCGGATTTTCCCTCCCAATATAGTCCTTTAAATAATTTTGTAACTCCTTCAAAAACTGAGGATCCTTCATTGCTTCATTATATGCCGCTTCTAATTCCAAGACGGCTTGCATTAAAGTTTCTGGAACAAATCTTCCACCAAATGTTCCAAAATGTCCTTTCTCATTCGGTTGAATATACGTACTCATATTTTGACACTTCCTTTTGCGCATTGAATAAATTGTTTTATTTTATTTATATCTTTCTTGCCATCTGTTTCGACACCACTTGATATATCAACTGCAAATGGGTGGACAATTGAAATAGCCTCTTGAACATTTTGAAAATCTAGTCCACCAGCTAAAAAGATTTTTTTACATGGAAGCTGAGAACTTGCTAGAAGATCCCAATCAAACGTGACTCCATTTCCTCCCCGATATTTTCCTTTTGGACTATCTATTAAGAAGTATTCTGCCGGGTAGTTTAATAAATCTTCTACATTCACTTTTTCATCAAAGGCAAACGCCTTTATAACGGGAACATCAAGGGTTCTCGCATATTCAGGAGGTTCATCCCCATGCAGCTGTACAAAGTCTAATCCAATTTCTTTCACCATTCTCTCGACTCTTTTTTTGTCCTCATTCACAAAGACCCCTACTTTTTTCACTTGAGGAGGAATGACTTCCGATAATTGCCTAGCTGTATCAACTGAAATTTTCCGCTTGCTTGTGGCAAATACAAATCCAATGGCATCAGCTCCAGCACTACATGTGAATTCAGCTGTTTTTATATCTTGGATTCCACATATTTTTACAAACATCCATCCACCTCACAATTCCACTTTAAAGCTAGTTAGAGTGGCGTTAATATCCTTTGATCTCATGAGTGTTTCTCCTACTAAAATACCGCTAGCACCTGCTATTCGGACACGCTCCACATCCTCTTTTGTACGAATGCCACTTTCACTAATGAAATACGTATCCTTTTCATTTTTTAATGGTTGGATAAGCTTTTCAGTCGTTGCTAAATTGACCTCAAATGTTTTTAAATCCCGGTTATTAATTCCAATGATTTTTGCATTTAATTGAAGAGCTCTCTCCATTTCAACTTCATCATGTACTTCAAGCAATACTTCGAGTCCTGTCTCATGTGCGTAAGAAAAAAGGGTGGTCAACTGTTCATCATCTAAGGCTGCTGCAATGAGTAATATGACGTTTGCTCCTGCTTGCTTCGCACGGTCGATCTGAATGGGATCAATAATGAAATCTTTACATAAGATCGGAAGCTTCACCACTTCCCGGATATTCTTTAAGTCTTCCATTTTCCCTTTAAAAAATGGTTCATCTGTTAAAACCGAAATCGCATTTGCTCCGCTTTGTTCATATTGTTTAGCTTGTGCAAGCGGATCGACCGTCACATGGATATCTCCTTTGGATGGGGAGGCCCTTTTCATCTCCGCAATCACCTTCATAACCGTTGATTGTTGAAAAGATTCATATAATGAATACTTTTTCTGTTCTACAAACTCATGCCGGAATGTTTCTTTTAACCGTTCGACCTCCTCTTTCTTTTTTTGTAATATTCCGTCTAGTATACTTGCAGTCATCTAAATTACCACCTTTTGTTTACGTTCACTATAATCAATTAGATAATGTAATTTTGAAAGGGCCGCACCAGAATCAATGCTTTCTCTAGCCAATGCAATTCCCTCTTCAATCGTTTTCACTATGCCATTGGCAAACAAGCCAATTCCTGTATTTAATAATACGGTGTCTCGATAGGCTCCTTTTTCTCCTTGTAAAATTCTTAATAAAATATCTGCATTTTCTTTTGCTTCGCCACCACGAATGGCTTCCAAAGGATATACGGGTAAATTTACTTGTTCAGGATGAAGGGTCATCTTCGTAATATTTCCTTCATCTAAAAGAACAAGTGCATTTTCTCCTGCTAATGAAGCCTCATCCATAAACCCTGCCCCGTTTAAAACGACCCCTCTTCTTCTTCCAAGACGTTTTAATACTTCTGCCATCATTTCTAGCATATCTCGTCGGTAGATCCCCAAAATTTGAGTTTCTAAATCAACTGGATTAGTTAATGGACCAATTAAATTAAAAATCGTAGGAATCTTTAAATCTCTTCTTACTTTCATGATTCGTTTCATCCGCGGATGGACATGTGGAGCAAATAAGAACGCAATTCCATTTTCCTCTAATAACTCTTCAACATCATTTTCCATTAGATCAAGAGAGATCCCCAAATGTTCTAATACATCAGCACTTCCTGTTTTACTCGAAATACTGCGGTTCCCGTGCTTAGCAATTTTCACACCGGCTCCAGCAAGAACAAATGCGGATGTGGTACTTATATTAAAACTTTGAGAACCATCTCCCCCTGTCCCACAATTATCCATAACATTCGGAATTTTCTTATTAATTCCAATAGCATTTTGCCGTAATACTCCTACTAACGAAGCGATTTCATCAGCTGTTTCCCCTTTTGATTTTAATGCCATTAGGAAAGCTGCAATTTCACTATCTGTCACATCTTCCTGAAGGAGTTCCTGGGAGGCCGCCACCATCTCTTCTTCCATTAACGGTTGATGATCTGCTAGTTTCTGTAAATATGATTTCATTTTCTTTTCCTTCTTACATTGGTAGAAAAATTGACGAACAATTTCCTTGCCATCCTTTGAACCAATTGATTCTGGATGGAATTGTAATCCGTACACTGGATACTCTTTATGTTTCATCGCCATAATTTCGCCATCATCCATCGCATGAGCTAATACTTCTAATTTGGAAGGTAAAGAGGATTCATCAACAGAAAGAGAATGATAACGCATCACCGAAATCGGACGATGAAACGAACCAAATATTCCTTTTCCCTTATGTTGAATGATCGATGTCTTTCCATGTTTAATGGTTTTTGCTTGAATAATCCGTCCTCCAAATGCAGAAGCAATGGCTTGATGTCCCAAACAAATCCCTAAAATTGGAATGCGATGATAAAAGGCTCTTACGACATCTACACAAATCCCCGCTTCTTCAGGAGTTCCTGGTCCTGGAGAAAGAATAATAGCTTCTGGCTCAATGGCTTCAATTTCTTCCAAACTAATTTCATCATTCCGAACGACACGTATATTTTTCCCAATTTCCCCAATTAATTGATAAAGATTATAAGTAAATGAATCATAATTATCGATTAATAAAATCATGCTTCCACCTCCAATAATGCTTTTGCCTTATTTAATGTTTCTTCATATTCTTTTTCAGGGATAGAATCATACACAATTCCTGCTCCAGCTTGAACATATGCTACTTGGTCCTTCACGACCATCGTTCTAATCGCTAAAGCAAAATCAAAATCCCCATTGGCCGACATATACCCAATAGCGCCTGCATACACACCACGTTTTTCTGTTTCTAAATCATTGATAATTTGCATAGCCCGAATCTTCGGAGCTCCCGAGACCGTTCCAGCAGGTAAAATTGACATCAGTGCATCTAATGGATGAACATGCTTCTTTAATTCTCCCGTCACTTCAGAAACGATATGCATTACATGTTTATACTTTTCAACGGCTTTGTCTTTCGCCACTTTTATAGATCCAATTTCACAAACCTTCCCTAAGTCATTTCTACCGAGATCCACAAGCATATGATGCTCCGCTATTTCTTTCTCATCAGCGAGAAGGTCTTTCTCGAGTTTCACATCCTCCTGTTTCGTTAATCCACGCGGACGAGTTCCAGCAATTGGATTAGTCATCACTTTATTTCCCGTTACTTTAATTAAACTCTCTGGTGATGCCCCTATAATGGTGTATGATTCAAAGTCAATATAAAACATATAAGGGGATGGATTTACCCTTCTTAGTTGACGATAAAACTCAAAAGAATCCCCTTTAAAACTTGCCTTCAATCTCTGTGATAAAACAACCTGAAAAATATCCCCTTTAATAATATGATTTTTCGCTTTTCGTACTTTTTCACAATACTCTTCAAATGTATGATTCGATTCAAAGTCTAATGGTTCGACTTTTACTTGATTCCGAAACATAGACTCTTGTAAAATATCTTGCTCGATTTTTTGGACGGTTTCATTCATTTCTTCGTCTGTACGATCGCCACTTAAGTTTAAAGAAACGACATACACTTTTTGAAATAAATGATCAAAAACGACAATATCCTCATAAAACATTAAATGTATATCTGGCATCTTCATTGAATCGTTTAATTCATCACCGATTTGTTCGAAATGCCGAATGACATCATAGCCAATAAACCCGATCGCCCCTCCAAAAAAAGGAAAAGGTAATGACTCCATATCCTTTATGGGAAACATCTTCTTTAGTTTTTCAATTGGGTTCCCTTTAAAAAAATCTTTTTGATTCTTGGAATCACTAGAAA
It encodes:
- a CDS encoding bifunctional anthranilate synthase component II/anthranilate phosphoribosyltransferase: MILLIDNYDSFTYNLYQLIGEIGKNIRVVRNDEISLEEIEAIEPEAIILSPGPGTPEEAGICVDVVRAFYHRIPILGICLGHQAIASAFGGRIIQAKTIKHGKTSIIQHKGKGIFGSFHRPISVMRYHSLSVDESSLPSKLEVLAHAMDDGEIMAMKHKEYPVYGLQFHPESIGSKDGKEIVRQFFYQCKKEKKMKSYLQKLADHQPLMEEEMVAASQELLQEDVTDSEIAAFLMALKSKGETADEIASLVGVLRQNAIGINKKIPNVMDNCGTGGDGSQSFNISTTSAFVLAGAGVKIAKHGNRSISSKTGSADVLEHLGISLDLMENDVEELLEENGIAFLFAPHVHPRMKRIMKVRRDLKIPTIFNLIGPLTNPVDLETQILGIYRRDMLEMMAEVLKRLGRRRGVVLNGAGFMDEASLAGENALVLLDEGNITKMTLHPEQVNLPVYPLEAIRGGEAKENADILLRILQGEKGAYRDTVLLNTGIGLFANGIVKTIEEGIALARESIDSGAALSKLHYLIDYSERKQKVVI
- the trpE gene encoding anthranilate synthase component I, which gives rise to MSTTTKQNYILKEIEGDLITPISVFKRLKGRKKFLFESSYKHEESGRYSFLGLNPYLEYKAIACDVYISSDSKNQKDFFKGNPIEKLKKMFPIKDMESLPFPFFGGAIGFIGYDVIRHFEQIGDELNDSMKMPDIHLMFYEDIVVFDHLFQKVYVVSLNLSGDRTDEEMNETVQKIEQDILQESMFRNQVKVEPLDFESNHTFEEYCEKVRKAKNHIIKGDIFQVVLSQRLKASFKGDSFEFYRQLRRVNPSPYMFYIDFESYTIIGASPESLIKVTGNKVMTNPIAGTRPRGLTKQEDVKLEKDLLADEKEIAEHHMLVDLGRNDLGKVCEIGSIKVAKDKAVEKYKHVMHIVSEVTGELKKHVHPLDALMSILPAGTVSGAPKIRAMQIINDLETEKRGVYAGAIGYMSANGDFDFALAIRTMVVKDQVAYVQAGAGIVYDSIPEKEYEETLNKAKALLEVEA